One Streptomyces sp. R28 DNA window includes the following coding sequences:
- a CDS encoding TetR/AcrR family transcriptional regulator yields MHVQDSRWSSASAITSGGGAVGGTMSAAASNGRGDSSRTTPLRVDAQRNLEHVLRAAREVFGELGYGAPMEDVARRARVGVGTVYRRFPSKDVLVRRIAEEETSRLTDQARTALGQEDEPWSALSRFLRTSVASGAGRLLPPQVLRVGVAEDGTVLEEARVPQQRSQPGTGELRLVSDQPAAVPTDVIDDAGAAALLDVVGQLVERARAAGELRADVSVSDVLLVIATAAPSLPDAAQQAAASARLLDILLEGLRSRPQA; encoded by the coding sequence ATGCATGTTCAGGATTCTCGTTGGTCTTCCGCGTCCGCCATCACATCGGGCGGCGGAGCGGTGGGCGGCACGATGAGCGCGGCTGCGAGCAACGGACGCGGGGACAGCTCGCGTACGACGCCGCTGCGCGTGGACGCACAGCGCAATCTGGAGCACGTGCTGCGTGCGGCGCGCGAGGTCTTCGGCGAGCTGGGGTACGGCGCGCCGATGGAGGACGTGGCGCGACGCGCGCGGGTCGGCGTCGGGACGGTGTACCGGCGCTTCCCGAGCAAGGACGTCCTGGTGCGCCGGATAGCCGAGGAGGAGACCTCCCGGCTGACCGACCAGGCGCGTACGGCGCTCGGTCAGGAGGACGAGCCGTGGTCGGCGCTCTCGCGCTTCCTGCGCACGTCTGTGGCCTCGGGCGCGGGGCGGCTGCTGCCGCCGCAGGTGCTGCGGGTCGGGGTCGCCGAGGACGGCACCGTGCTCGAGGAGGCCCGGGTACCGCAGCAGCGGTCGCAGCCGGGCACAGGTGAGCTGCGGCTGGTGTCCGATCAGCCTGCGGCGGTGCCGACGGACGTGATCGACGACGCCGGGGCGGCGGCACTGCTCGACGTGGTGGGCCAGCTCGTGGAGCGGGCGCGCGCGGCGGGTGAGCTGCGGGCCGACGTGTCGGTGTCGGACGTCCTGCTGGTGATCGCGACGGCGGCGCCCTCGCTGCCGGATGCGGCGCAGCAGGCGGCGGCCTCGGCGCGGTTGCTGGACATCCTGCTGGAGGGGCTGCGGTCGCGGCCTCAGGCGTGA